A stretch of the Haloplanus aerogenes genome encodes the following:
- a CDS encoding tRNA uridine(34) 5-carboxymethylaminomethyl modification radical SAM/GNAT enzyme Elp3 codes for MSTDADASESDAFERVCEDLVERILDDDLDRDGLESAKLDACSEHSAAKVPKNADILHHAPDERRDEVQAVVQRKPVRTASGVSPVAIMTSPHMCPHGKCLYCPGGPASEFGSAQSYTGHEPAAARGEQNDYDPYGQVTLRLEQLRHIGHPVDKVELILMGGTMTARSHDYQEWFVKRALEALNDYDTDATPNPAEGRSFAEEDPEFRYLEDVIAENETADVRNVGTTFETKPDWCGPEQIDRMLNLGGTKVEVGVQTTYERINREMHRGHGVQASIDANRRLRDAAFKVGFHMMPGQPGMTYEMCLEDFRQLFEDPRWRPDYLKIYPTLVVRGTRTYDMWRRDDFEPLDNEEAAELVAEVMDVIPKYTRLQRVQRDIPADHIDAGVWKSNLRQLATQRAEEMGITPRDIRAREVGHNDADPDPDRIELDVLTYEAGGGTEHFISFEDPVADLLIGFCRLRFPNDPVRRELANAALVRELHVYGSEVGIRDETDADWQHRGYGRRLLERAEDLAAEAGYDKVSVISGIGVRQYYREKLGYFQDGPYVSKRLE; via the coding sequence GTGAGCACGGACGCCGACGCCAGCGAGAGCGACGCGTTTGAGCGCGTCTGCGAGGATCTGGTCGAGCGCATCCTCGACGACGACCTCGACCGCGACGGTCTCGAATCGGCCAAACTCGACGCCTGTTCCGAACACTCGGCGGCGAAGGTGCCGAAAAACGCCGACATCCTCCACCACGCCCCGGACGAGCGCCGCGACGAGGTGCAGGCGGTCGTCCAGCGCAAGCCCGTCCGCACCGCCTCGGGCGTCTCCCCCGTCGCCATCATGACCTCGCCGCACATGTGCCCGCACGGGAAGTGCCTCTACTGTCCCGGCGGCCCCGCTTCGGAGTTCGGGAGCGCCCAGAGCTATACGGGCCACGAACCCGCGGCGGCCCGCGGCGAGCAGAACGATTACGACCCGTACGGGCAGGTGACCCTTCGCCTCGAACAGCTCCGCCACATCGGCCACCCGGTCGACAAGGTGGAACTCATTCTGATGGGCGGGACGATGACCGCCCGGAGCCACGACTATCAGGAGTGGTTCGTCAAGCGGGCGCTGGAGGCACTCAACGACTACGACACGGACGCGACGCCGAACCCGGCGGAGGGACGGAGCTTCGCGGAAGAGGACCCCGAGTTCCGGTATCTGGAGGACGTGATCGCCGAGAACGAGACGGCCGACGTGCGCAACGTCGGCACCACGTTCGAGACCAAGCCCGACTGGTGCGGCCCGGAACAGATCGACCGGATGTTGAACCTCGGCGGCACGAAAGTCGAGGTGGGCGTCCAGACCACCTACGAGCGGATCAACCGCGAGATGCACCGCGGTCACGGTGTGCAGGCCTCCATCGACGCCAACCGTCGCCTCCGTGACGCCGCGTTCAAGGTCGGCTTCCACATGATGCCCGGCCAGCCCGGCATGACCTACGAGATGTGTCTGGAGGACTTCCGCCAGTTGTTCGAAGATCCGCGCTGGCGGCCGGACTACCTGAAGATCTATCCGACGCTCGTCGTCCGCGGCACCCGCACCTACGACATGTGGCGCCGTGACGACTTCGAACCCCTCGACAACGAGGAGGCCGCCGAACTCGTCGCGGAAGTGATGGACGTCATCCCGAAGTACACCCGCCTCCAGCGCGTCCAGCGGGACATCCCCGCCGACCACATCGACGCCGGGGTCTGGAAGTCCAACTTGCGGCAGCTAGCGACCCAGCGTGCCGAGGAGATGGGCATCACGCCGCGGGACATCCGCGCCCGCGAGGTGGGACACAACGACGCCGACCCGGACCCCGACCGGATCGAACTCGACGTGCTCACCTACGAGGCCGGCGGCGGGACGGAACATTTCATCAGTTTCGAGGACCCCGTGGCCGACCTGCTGATCGGCTTCTGCCGCCTGCGCTTCCCGAACGACCCCGTGCGCCGCGAACTGGCGAACGCCGCGCTGGTGCGCGAACTCCACGTCTACGGGAGCGAGGTCGGAATCCGTGACGAGACGGACGCCGACTGGCAACACCGGGGCTACGGCCGCCGCCTCCTCGAACGCGCGGAGGACCTCGCCGCCGAGGCGGGCTACGACAAGGTGAGCGTCATCAGCGGCATCGGCGTCCGGCAGTACTACCGCGAGAAACTCGGGTACTTCCAGGACGGCCCGTACGTCTCGAAGCGACTGGAGTGA
- a CDS encoding DHH family phosphoesterase, whose amino-acid sequence MDWITHEEDVWFDFRGSRPDQLVSGRYYKGTVDGFADFGVFVDLSPGVTGLLHRSELDRRLESLDWEPGDTVFVQVKNVRDNGNVDLAWSKRQSGDEFRGAQIHDPEGDADGESIESDSDDADESESSGPVRQTPTPDHSEEATNGDAESLTRGGESAAESETEPQTETDTETTESRADEAEPTADRERVDIDALDDCVGDTVRLEGEIVGVRQTSGPTVFELRDASGVVDCAAFVEAGVRAYPDVEVGSVVRLDGEVERRYDELQVETESLTILEDDEAAAVERRLADALTAEARPDSVTALVDHDAIGAVADDLVDAAETIRRAVLESRPVVVRHAATADGYVAGAAIERAVLPLIREEHAAADAEYHYFTRRPLEESVYDMDDATNDVTRMLQDRDRHDEKLPLVLLVGTGSTVESSDGLGLLGIYGARRVVIDAEVADAAVAEDCDAIVNPGLAGADATDLSTGTLAATLAATVDPEVSDDLAHLPAVSYWGDAPEAYVDLAADAGYDADRTRELREAIALEAYYQSYEDKRELITDLLFDDDAGGLAGHVSEQFRQKLDAEVDTATANIDARDEDGLTVEVLDTDAYTHRFDFPPTGLLLDELHRRRDADLIVGVGTDECYLRAAGDLDVRGVASDAAERVGDAGITAASIRDGRIEFLSGRRDAAVDAVVAAAAERL is encoded by the coding sequence ATGGATTGGATCACCCACGAAGAAGACGTCTGGTTTGATTTCCGCGGTTCCCGACCGGACCAACTGGTCTCGGGCCGATACTACAAGGGGACGGTCGACGGCTTCGCCGACTTCGGCGTGTTCGTCGACCTCTCCCCCGGCGTGACGGGGCTGCTCCACCGGAGCGAACTCGACCGTCGCCTCGAAAGTCTCGACTGGGAACCCGGAGACACCGTGTTCGTCCAGGTGAAAAACGTCCGCGACAACGGCAACGTCGACCTCGCGTGGTCGAAACGACAGTCCGGCGACGAGTTCCGCGGCGCACAGATTCACGACCCCGAGGGCGACGCCGACGGCGAGTCCATCGAGTCCGATTCGGACGACGCCGACGAGAGCGAATCGTCCGGTCCCGTGCGACAGACGCCGACCCCGGACCACAGCGAGGAGGCGACGAACGGCGACGCCGAATCGCTGACCCGCGGTGGCGAGAGCGCGGCCGAATCGGAGACCGAACCGCAGACGGAAACGGACACGGAGACGACCGAGTCCCGGGCCGACGAAGCCGAACCGACTGCCGACCGCGAACGCGTCGATATCGACGCGCTCGACGACTGCGTCGGCGACACCGTTCGTCTGGAAGGCGAGATCGTCGGTGTCCGCCAGACCAGCGGCCCGACGGTGTTCGAACTCCGCGACGCCTCCGGCGTCGTCGACTGTGCGGCCTTCGTCGAGGCGGGCGTCCGCGCCTACCCCGACGTCGAAGTCGGCAGCGTCGTCCGACTGGACGGCGAGGTCGAACGCCGCTACGACGAACTGCAGGTCGAGACCGAATCGCTCACCATTCTGGAGGACGACGAGGCCGCGGCCGTCGAACGCCGACTGGCCGACGCGCTGACCGCCGAGGCCCGCCCCGACTCCGTGACGGCGCTCGTCGATCACGACGCCATCGGCGCCGTGGCCGACGACCTCGTCGACGCCGCGGAGACGATCCGACGGGCCGTCCTCGAATCGCGGCCCGTGGTCGTCCGCCACGCCGCGACCGCCGACGGCTACGTCGCCGGCGCGGCCATCGAGCGCGCCGTCCTCCCGCTGATCCGCGAGGAGCACGCCGCCGCCGACGCCGAGTACCACTACTTCACGCGTCGACCGCTCGAGGAGTCGGTCTACGACATGGACGACGCGACCAACGACGTGACGCGGATGCTCCAGGACCGCGACCGTCACGACGAGAAACTGCCACTCGTCCTCCTCGTCGGCACGGGCAGTACGGTCGAATCCAGTGACGGGCTCGGACTGCTCGGCATCTACGGCGCTCGCCGCGTCGTCATCGACGCCGAGGTGGCCGACGCCGCGGTGGCCGAGGACTGCGACGCCATCGTCAACCCCGGCCTCGCCGGCGCCGACGCCACCGACCTCTCGACGGGGACGCTCGCGGCCACGCTCGCCGCCACGGTCGACCCCGAGGTCAGCGACGACCTCGCACACCTCCCCGCCGTCTCCTACTGGGGCGACGCCCCGGAGGCGTACGTCGACCTCGCGGCCGACGCGGGCTACGACGCCGACCGCACGCGCGAACTCCGCGAAGCCATCGCGCTGGAGGCGTACTACCAGTCCTACGAGGACAAGCGCGAACTCATCACCGACCTCCTGTTCGACGACGACGCCGGCGGCCTCGCCGGGCACGTCAGCGAGCAGTTCCGCCAGAAACTCGACGCCGAAGTCGACACGGCGACGGCCAACATCGACGCCCGCGACGAGGACGGCCTGACGGTCGAGGTGCTCGACACCGACGCCTACACCCACCGCTTCGACTTCCCGCCGACGGGCCTCCTGCTCGACGAACTCCACCGCCGCCGCGACGCCGACCTGATCGTCGGCGTCGGCACCGACGAGTGTTACCTCCGTGCGGCCGGTGACCTCGACGTGCGCGGTGTCGCCAGTGACGCCGCCGAACGCGTCGGTGACGCCGGCATCACCGCTGCGAGCATCCGCGACGGCCGCATCGAGTTCCTCTCCGGTCGCCGCGACGCCGCCGTCGACGCCGTCGTCGCCGCGGCCGCCGAACGGCTGTAA
- a CDS encoding YIP1 family protein, translating to MTTWVENPRGGRDRGPRGIARAWIEVLIRPRRFFENGVAPGDQAPGLVFAVVMAVSYALLLALFDPLRFPASGPLRAAVVVLLVALLVAPAVLHLLAALQTLCLMAAVRDRAGVSETVQVIAYAAAPCPLAAVPNAGLRVSCCLYAFALLVVGLSTVHETTTGRAALAAALPAAILFGVGFGGFDAFVTLLRVWYII from the coding sequence GTGACGACGTGGGTCGAGAACCCCCGCGGTGGCCGGGACCGCGGACCGCGCGGCATCGCCCGCGCGTGGATCGAGGTGCTGATCCGCCCGCGCCGGTTCTTCGAGAACGGCGTCGCTCCGGGCGATCAGGCGCCGGGTCTCGTCTTCGCGGTCGTGATGGCCGTCAGCTACGCCCTCCTTCTCGCCCTGTTCGACCCGCTTCGCTTCCCCGCGTCCGGCCCGCTCCGGGCCGCGGTGGTCGTGTTGCTCGTCGCCCTCCTGGTCGCGCCGGCCGTCCTCCACCTCCTCGCGGCGCTCCAGACGCTGTGTCTGATGGCCGCCGTTCGCGACCGGGCGGGCGTCAGCGAGACGGTGCAGGTGATCGCCTACGCCGCCGCGCCGTGTCCGCTGGCCGCGGTGCCGAACGCCGGCCTTCGTGTCTCCTGCTGTCTGTACGCGTTCGCGTTGCTCGTCGTCGGCCTCTCGACCGTCCACGAGACGACGACCGGCCGGGCCGCCCTCGCCGCCGCGTTGCCCGCCGCCATCCTCTTCGGCGTCGGCTTCGGCGGCTTCGACGCGTTCGTCACGCTCCTGCGGGTCTGGTACATCATCTGA
- a CDS encoding NADPH-dependent FMN reductase, translating into MVTVVAISGSLRAHSYTRLALRRALDAAADAGAETDLLDLRSFDLPPLNPDVDDQGDSAAFTRRVREADAVLLGTPMYHGSYSGVLKNALDHCGFDEFEGKTVGLLGVAGGAFPITALEHLRSVCRALDAWVLPHQAAIPHASSAFDDDSLVDDRLDARVATLGRRVVEYANIEPDPATFESDQNVGG; encoded by the coding sequence ATGGTAACCGTCGTCGCCATTTCGGGCAGCCTCCGGGCACACAGTTACACGCGACTCGCGCTCCGGCGCGCTCTCGACGCCGCCGCGGACGCCGGCGCCGAGACCGATCTCCTCGACCTTCGATCGTTCGACCTGCCGCCACTGAACCCCGACGTGGACGATCAGGGCGACAGCGCGGCCTTCACCCGACGGGTCCGTGAAGCCGACGCCGTGTTGCTCGGGACGCCCATGTACCACGGCTCCTACTCCGGGGTCCTGAAGAACGCCCTCGATCACTGTGGGTTCGACGAGTTCGAGGGCAAGACCGTCGGCTTGCTGGGCGTCGCCGGCGGCGCCTTTCCCATTACCGCGCTCGAACACCTGCGCTCGGTCTGTCGCGCCCTCGACGCGTGGGTGCTCCCCCATCAGGCGGCCATCCCGCACGCGTCGTCGGCGTTCGACGACGACTCGCTGGTTGACGACCGCCTCGACGCTCGGGTCGCCACGCTCGGCCGCCGCGTCGTCGAGTACGCCAATATCGAACCCGACCCCGCGACGTTCGAGAGCGACCAGAACGTGGGTGGGTAG
- a CDS encoding beta-ketoacyl-ACP reductase: MSETTTRLEPLNPRPLADRTCLVTGSSRGIGRSIALEFARCGADVVVNYRSSDEAAREVEEIIEANGETAMCAQADVAKPDEVERMATEIHDELGAVDVLVNNAGITIDRKFEEMTYEDWQTVIDVNLGGTFNCTKAFFDDIRDADHGRLINISSVVGQQGNYGQANYATSKGGMFAFTRTLALELAASGSTANCVAPGFVKTDMLEKVPERVQDKIRAKIPLDRFADPEDIVGIVRFLASDHASYMTGQVLGVNGGLEW; encoded by the coding sequence ATGTCCGAAACGACCACTCGGCTGGAACCACTGAATCCGCGTCCGCTCGCCGACCGAACCTGCCTCGTCACGGGATCCTCGCGTGGCATCGGTCGCTCTATCGCGCTCGAATTCGCGCGCTGTGGCGCGGACGTGGTCGTGAACTACCGGAGTTCCGACGAGGCGGCCCGCGAGGTCGAGGAGATCATCGAGGCGAACGGCGAGACGGCGATGTGTGCGCAGGCCGACGTGGCGAAACCGGACGAGGTCGAACGGATGGCGACCGAGATTCACGACGAACTCGGTGCGGTGGACGTACTGGTCAACAACGCCGGCATCACCATCGACCGCAAGTTCGAGGAGATGACCTACGAGGACTGGCAGACGGTCATCGACGTCAACCTCGGCGGCACGTTCAACTGCACCAAGGCGTTTTTCGACGACATCCGCGACGCCGACCACGGCCGTCTCATCAACATCTCCAGCGTGGTCGGCCAGCAAGGCAACTACGGGCAGGCCAACTACGCCACCTCGAAAGGCGGGATGTTCGCGTTCACGCGGACGCTCGCGCTCGAACTCGCCGCCTCCGGTTCCACCGCCAACTGCGTCGCCCCGGGGTTCGTCAAGACGGACATGCTGGAGAAGGTGCCCGAACGCGTTCAGGACAAGATCCGGGCCAAGATCCCGCTCGACCGCTTCGCCGACCCCGAGGATATCGTCGGAATAGTCCGCTTCCTCGCCAGCGACCACGCCAGCTACATGACCGGACAGGTCCTCGGCGTCAACGGCGGGCTGGAGTGGTGA